In Brassica rapa cultivar Chiifu-401-42 chromosome A06, CAAS_Brap_v3.01, whole genome shotgun sequence, a single window of DNA contains:
- the LOC103827677 gene encoding uncharacterized protein LOC103827677 isoform X1 has protein sequence MLELVLLLCILLLVSTTPQSLSTEPVTCQDLDGVGSLNTTCTLNSNLRFDSDVRVFGTGSLNVLAHVSVDCPLRGCTITFNVSGNIHVGQSARIVAGSVILAAVNLTMDGNSSIYTTALGGAPPSQTSGTPFGRDGAGGGHGGRGASCVKSNVSTYWGGDVYSWSSLHEPWSYGSEGGFKLKAGGKGGGRVKLVLKDTVVLNGSVAADGGDSGEEGGGGSGGSICIRAVKLKGYGKISASGGRGWGGGGGGRISLDCYSIQEDVRVLVHGGASIGCPKNAGAAGTYFNAELFSLRVGNDNMTTETETPLLDFPTRPLWSNIYVDNHAKVLVPLLWTRMQVRGQISLYRGSSIVFGLSKYPISEFELVAEELLMSNSVIKVYGALRLVTKMLLMLNSVIKIDGEGNPAVPSSVLEVRNLAVLTEKSVITSNANLGVYGQGMLTLTGPGDAIKGQRLSLSQFYNITVGPGSMLQAPLDDDESKNAVTRSLCESKTCPIDLISPPDDCHVNYTLSFSLQICRVEDILVSGFVKGSIIQIHRARTVVVTDEGLISASGFGCSGGLGKGLYSNGAGSGAGHGGRGGSGIFNGRVCNGGHTYGDPDFPCELGSGAESPDNSYGNVIGGGMIVIGSIHFPLLTLNLGGSLSSDGQSLGEPITKANRSLVGGVGGGSGGTILLFLQMLELSKNSSLTVRGGRGGPIGGGGGGGGRLHFHWDMLHTGDEYFPVATVKGSISNRGGAGDNGGRFGEEGTMTGKKCPKGLYGTFCLECPIGTFKNVEGSDKRLCTPCPPEHLPSRAKFVYVRGGVSEPVCPYKCVSDKYRLPNCYTPLEELVYTFGGPFPFALLLSGVVVVLGLLLSTLSIRLLRLSFYGANSIEQQSTHCLPHLLSLSEVRGAKSDDTQTHAYRMYFMGPNTFREPWHLPYSPPDAIIEIVYEDAFNRFIDEINSTAAYDWWEGSVHSILLVLANPCAWSWKQWRRRRKIHRLQEYVKSKYDHSCLRSCRSRALYKGMKVGATPDLMVAYVDFFLGGDEKRVDMVSIIQKRFPMCILFGGDGSYMSPYSLHSDALLTNLLGQHIPPGVLHRFVAGLNAQLRTVRHGSIRSALLPVIRWINSHGNPQLEFHGVRIELGWFQATASGYYQLGILVFVGDFPMSDVSRSVSFSRSDDDTPRSSSTCPSKSLIELQQNLIQPGHGLSRKRINGGINGGLINEISIESLEYRRDLLFPFSLLLNNTRPVGRQDTLLRFISILLLADLSVTLLALLQFYWLALAAFLAILLILPLALLCPFPAGLNALLSREMRRASLTRIYALWNATSLTNVIVAFICGVIHSGFFSDQLSEMTNIWDAIRDDDKWWVLPTVLLLLKSIQARFLDWHVANLEVPDFSLLCPDPDTFWAYESGA, from the exons ATGCTCGAACTCGTCCTCCTCTTGTGCATCCTCCTTCTGGTCTCCACCACGCCACAGTCTCTCTCAACCGAGCCCGTGACGTGTCAGGATCTCGACGGCGTTGGATCGCTGAACACCACCTGCACGCTGAACTCAAATCTCCGATTCGATTCCGATGTTCGCGTCTTCGGGACTGGGAGCCTCAACGTCCTCGCGCACGTCTCCGTCGATTGCCCTCTCCGAGGATGTACGATCACCTTCAACGTCTCCGGGAACATCCACGTGGGACAATCGGCGAGAATCGTCGCTGGATCAGTGATTCTCGCGGCTGTTAATTTAACCATGGATGGGAACTCTTCAATCTACACGACGGCGCTGGGTGGAGCGCCGCCTTCGCAGACTAGCGGAACGCCGTTTGGGAGGGATGGTGCGGGGGGAGGGCACGGTGGGAGAGGCGCTTCGTGTGTGAAGAGTAATGTGTCGACTTATTGGGGTGGGGATGTGTATTCGTGGTCGTCGTTGCATGAGCCGTGGAGCTATGGGAGTGAGGGAGGTTTTAAGTTGAAGGCGGGAGGGAAAGGTGGAGGTCGTGTTAAGCTTGTTTTGAAGGATACGGTGGTGTTGAATGGTTCTGTTGCTGCTGATGGTGGTGATAGTGGTGAGGAAGGTGGTGGTGGATCTGGAGGAAGTATTTGTATTCGTGCGGTGAAGCT GAAGGGTTATGGTAAAATATCGGCATCAGGTGGGAGGGGATGgggtggaggtggtggaggaAGGATCTCTCTTGATTGTTACAGCATACAAGAAGATGTCAGAGTTCTTGTTCATG GCGGTGCAAGTATTGGGTGCCCCAAGAATGCTGGAGCTGCTGGAACGTACTTTAACGCAGAGTTATTTAGTTTGAGGGTTGGAAATGATAACATGACTACAGAGACAGAAACTCCTTTGCTTGATTTTCCTACAAGGCCTCTGTGGTCAAACATCTATGTAGATAATCATGCAAAAGTTTTGGTTCCGCTGCTGTGGACCAGAATGCAG GTCAGAGGGCAAATCAGCCTTTATCGAGGAAGCAGCATTGTCTTCGGGCTATCAAAGTATCCAATTTCAGAATTCGAGCTTGTGGCAGAAGAGCTTTTAATGAGTAACTCCGTTATAAAG GTTTATGGTGCATTACGGCTTGTTACGAAGATGCTGCTCATGTTGAATTCTGTAATTAAAATTGATGGTGAAGGAAACCCTGCAGTGCCTTCCTCTGTCCTTGAAGTTCGCAACCTTGCAGTTCTAACG GAAAAATCCGTCATTACTTCTAATGCGAACTTGGGTGTATATGGTCAAGGAATGTTGACGCTCACGGGTCCTGGGGATGCAATTAAAGGCCAGAGACTTTCCTTATCTCAGTTTTACAACATAACT GTTGGACCAGGTTCTATGCTACAAGCACCACTCGACGACGACGAAAGCAAAAACGC GGTTACTCGTTCCCTTTGTGAAAGCAAGACATGCCCAATAGACTTGATAAGTCCGCCGGATGATTGCCATGTCAATTATACACTATCCTTTTCCCTTCAG ATATGTCGTGTTGAGGACATTCTTGTGAGTGGATTTGTTAAAGGAAGCATAATTCAAATTCATAGGGCAAGAACGGTAGTGGTTACTGATGAAGGCTTGATCAGTGCATCTGGATTTG GTTGTAGTGGGGGACTGGGGAAAGGACTTTATTCGAATGGGGCTGGTAGTGGTGCTGGGCATGGAGGGCGAGGAGGATCAGGCATTTTTAATGGGAGAGTGTGCAATGGAGGTCATACCTACGGCGATCCGGATTTTCCTTGTGAGTTAGGGAGCGGAGCTGAAAGTCCAGATAATTCATATGGGAATGTGATTGGTGGAGGGATGATTG TAATTGGCTCCATCCACTTTCCCCTTTTGACGCTTAATCTCGGTGGATCTCTAAGCTCTGATGGCCAAAGCCTTGGAGAGCCAATAACGAAGGCTAACAGATCTTTGGTTGGTGGAGTTGGTGGAGGATCTGGTGGGACGATTCTTCTTTTCCTTCAGATGCTCGAACTCTCAAAGAATTCATCTCTAACAGTTCGAGGGGGCCGAGGTGGACCTATTGGGGGTGGTGGGGGTGGAGGTGGAAGACTTCACTTTCACTGGGACATGTTACACACTGGTGACGAATATTTTCCTGTTGCAACTGTCAAGGGGTCAATTAGTAATAG AGGAGGTGCAGGGGACAATGGAGGCCGTTTCGGGGAAGAGGGAACAATGACTGGAAAAAAGTGTCCAAAGGGACTCTATGGCACATTTTGCTTG GAATGCCCCATTGGGACATTCAAGAATGTTGAAGGCTCTGACAAACGTCTTTGTACACCCTGCCCGCCTGAACATCTTCCAAGTCGTGCAAAATTTGTATACGTACGAG GAGGAGTTAGCGAACCTGTTTGTCCCTATAAATGTGTATCTGACAAGTACAGGTTGCCAAACTGCTATACACCTCTGGAAGAGCTTGTCTATACATTTGGGGGGCCATTTCCCTTTGCTCTTCTTCTATCTGGTGTGGTGGTGGTTCTTGGTCTGTTGCTAAGCACATTAAGTATCAGATTGCTAAGATTAAGCTTCTATGGTGCCAATTCTATTGAACAGCAGAGTACTCATTGTTTACCCCATCTTCTTTCACTCTCTGAG GTCCGAGGCGCAAAGTCTGACGATACACAAACCCACGCTTATCGTATGTACTTCATGGGTCCAAACACTTTCAGGGAACCTTGGCATCTACCCTACTCTCCTCCCGATGCAATCATCGAGATAGT GTACGAGGATGCTTTTAACAGATTTATTGATGAGATCAACTCTACCGCGGCTTATGATTGGTGGGAAGGGTCTGTTCACAGCATTCTATTAGTTCTAGCAAATCCTTGCGCCTGGTCTTGGAAACAATGGCGTCGCAGGAGAAAGATTCATCGCCTTCAAGAATATGTGAAATCTAAATATGACCATTCTTGCCTCCGCTCATGCAGATCTAGGGCTCTCTACAAAGGCATGAAG GTTGGAGCCACTCCGGATCTGATGGTTGCGtatgtagatttttttcttgGCGGTGACGAGAAACGTGTAGATATGGTCTCTATCATACAGAAAAGATTCCCAATGTGCATACTTTTTGGTGGAGATGGAAGTTATATGTCACCCTACAGTCTTCATAGTGACGCACTGCTAACAAATCTTCTTGGCCAG CACATCCCACCGGGTGTTTTGCACCGCTTTGTTGCCGGTTTAAATGCACAGCTTAGGACTGTGAGGCACGGATCAATTCGTTCAGCATTACTTCCTGTCATTAGGTGGATAAACAGCCATGGAAATCCTCAACTCGAATTCCACGGTGTAAGAATTGAGCTTGGATGGTTTCAAGCTACAGCTTCTGGATATTACCAACTTGGTATCTTGGTTTTTGTTGGCGATTTTCCTATGAGCGATGTAAGCCGATCAGTTTCATTCAGCAGAAGTGACGACGATACCCCTCG GAGCAGCTCTACATGTCCCAGCAAATCTCTTATCGAGCTGCAACAAAACTTGATCCAACCTGGACATGGCTTATCTCGGAAGAGAATCAATGGTGGAATAAACGGAGGCCTTATCAATGAGATTTCAATAGAATCTCTGGAGTACAGGAGGGACTTACTTTTTCCGTTTTCTCTTTTGTTAAACAATACTCGACCCGTTGGTCGTCAG GATACTCTTCTCCGTTTCATCTCCATCCTTCTTCTTGCGGATCTCTCAGTAACGCTCCTTGCATTGCTTCAATTCTATTGGCTTGCCCTCGCAGCCTTTCTCGCTATCCTCCTGATTCTCCCTCTCGCTCTGCTTTGCCCATTCCCTGCTGGCCTTAACGCTTTATTAAGTAGAGAAATGAGAAGAGCTTCGCTTACTCGTATCTACGCCCTTTGGAACGCGACATCTCTAACAAACGTC ATTGTGGCTTTCATTTGCGGTGTCATTCATTCTGGGTTTTTCTCTGACCAACTAAGTGAGATGACAAACATCTGGGACGCCATAAG AGATGATGATAAGTGGTGGGTGTTACCAACAGTCCTCTTGTTACTCAAGTCGATACAAGCTCGGTTCCTTGACTGGCACGTCGCAAATCTGGAAGTACCAGACTTTTCTCTTCTTTGTCCCGATCCAGATACTTTCTGGGCATATGAATCTGGAGCTTGA
- the LOC103827677 gene encoding uncharacterized protein LOC103827677 isoform X2: MLELVLLLCILLLVSTTPQSLSTEPVTCQDLDGVGSLNTTCTLNSNLRFDSDVRVFGTGSLNVLAHVSVDCPLRGCTITFNVSGNIHVGQSARIVAGSVILAAVNLTMDGNSSIYTTALGGAPPSQTSGTPFGRDGAGGGHGGRGASCVKSNVSTYWGGDVYSWSSLHEPWSYGSEGGFKLKAGGKGGGRVKLVLKDTVVLNGSVAADGGDSGEEGGGGSGGSICIRAVKLKGYGKISASGGRGWGGGGGGRISLDCYSIQEDVRVLVHGGASIGCPKNAGAAGTYFNAELFSLRVGNDNMTTETETPLLDFPTRPLWSNIYVDNHAKVLVPLLWTRMQVRGQISLYRGSSIVFGLSKYPISEFELVAEELLMSNSVIKVYGALRLVTKMLLMLNSVIKIDGEGNPAVPSSVLEVRNLAVLTEKSVITSNANLGVYGQGMLTLTGPGDAIKGQRLSLSQFYNITVGPGSMLQAPLDDDESKNAVTRSLCESKTCPIDLISPPDDCHVNYTLSFSLQICRVEDILVSGFVKGSIIQIHRARTVVVTDEGLISASGFGCSGGLGKGLYSNGAGSGAGHGGRGGSGIFNGRVCNGGHTYGDPDFPCELGSGAESPDNSYGNVIGGGMIVIGSIHFPLLTLNLGGSLSSDGQSLGEPITKANRSLVGGVGGGSGGTILLFLQMLELSKNSSLTVRGGRGGPIGGGGGGGGRLHFHWDMLHTGDEYFPVATVKGSISNRGGAGDNGGRFGEEGTMTGKKCPKGLYGTFCLECPIGTFKNVEGSDKRLCTPCPPEHLPSRAKFVYVRGGVSEPVCPYKCVSDKYRLPNCYTPLEELVYTFGGPFPFALLLSGVVVVLGLLLSTLSIRLLRLSFYGANSIEQQSTHCLPHLLSLSEVRGAKSDDTQTHAYRMYFMGPNTFREPWHLPYSPPDAIIEIVYEDAFNRFIDEINSTAAYDWWEGSVHSILLVLANPCAWSWKQWRRRRKIHRLQEYVKSKYDHSCLRSCRSRALYKGMKVGATPDLMVAYVDFFLGGDEKRVDMVSIIQKRFPMCILFGGDGSYMSPYSLHSDALLTNLLGQHIPPGVLHRFVAGLNAQLRTVRHGSIRSALLPVIRWINSHGNPQLEFHGVRIELGWFQATASGYYQLGILVFVGDFPMSDVSRSVSFSRSDDDTPRSTCPSKSLIELQQNLIQPGHGLSRKRINGGINGGLINEISIESLEYRRDLLFPFSLLLNNTRPVGRQDTLLRFISILLLADLSVTLLALLQFYWLALAAFLAILLILPLALLCPFPAGLNALLSREMRRASLTRIYALWNATSLTNVIVAFICGVIHSGFFSDQLSEMTNIWDAIRDDDKWWVLPTVLLLLKSIQARFLDWHVANLEVPDFSLLCPDPDTFWAYESGA; encoded by the exons ATGCTCGAACTCGTCCTCCTCTTGTGCATCCTCCTTCTGGTCTCCACCACGCCACAGTCTCTCTCAACCGAGCCCGTGACGTGTCAGGATCTCGACGGCGTTGGATCGCTGAACACCACCTGCACGCTGAACTCAAATCTCCGATTCGATTCCGATGTTCGCGTCTTCGGGACTGGGAGCCTCAACGTCCTCGCGCACGTCTCCGTCGATTGCCCTCTCCGAGGATGTACGATCACCTTCAACGTCTCCGGGAACATCCACGTGGGACAATCGGCGAGAATCGTCGCTGGATCAGTGATTCTCGCGGCTGTTAATTTAACCATGGATGGGAACTCTTCAATCTACACGACGGCGCTGGGTGGAGCGCCGCCTTCGCAGACTAGCGGAACGCCGTTTGGGAGGGATGGTGCGGGGGGAGGGCACGGTGGGAGAGGCGCTTCGTGTGTGAAGAGTAATGTGTCGACTTATTGGGGTGGGGATGTGTATTCGTGGTCGTCGTTGCATGAGCCGTGGAGCTATGGGAGTGAGGGAGGTTTTAAGTTGAAGGCGGGAGGGAAAGGTGGAGGTCGTGTTAAGCTTGTTTTGAAGGATACGGTGGTGTTGAATGGTTCTGTTGCTGCTGATGGTGGTGATAGTGGTGAGGAAGGTGGTGGTGGATCTGGAGGAAGTATTTGTATTCGTGCGGTGAAGCT GAAGGGTTATGGTAAAATATCGGCATCAGGTGGGAGGGGATGgggtggaggtggtggaggaAGGATCTCTCTTGATTGTTACAGCATACAAGAAGATGTCAGAGTTCTTGTTCATG GCGGTGCAAGTATTGGGTGCCCCAAGAATGCTGGAGCTGCTGGAACGTACTTTAACGCAGAGTTATTTAGTTTGAGGGTTGGAAATGATAACATGACTACAGAGACAGAAACTCCTTTGCTTGATTTTCCTACAAGGCCTCTGTGGTCAAACATCTATGTAGATAATCATGCAAAAGTTTTGGTTCCGCTGCTGTGGACCAGAATGCAG GTCAGAGGGCAAATCAGCCTTTATCGAGGAAGCAGCATTGTCTTCGGGCTATCAAAGTATCCAATTTCAGAATTCGAGCTTGTGGCAGAAGAGCTTTTAATGAGTAACTCCGTTATAAAG GTTTATGGTGCATTACGGCTTGTTACGAAGATGCTGCTCATGTTGAATTCTGTAATTAAAATTGATGGTGAAGGAAACCCTGCAGTGCCTTCCTCTGTCCTTGAAGTTCGCAACCTTGCAGTTCTAACG GAAAAATCCGTCATTACTTCTAATGCGAACTTGGGTGTATATGGTCAAGGAATGTTGACGCTCACGGGTCCTGGGGATGCAATTAAAGGCCAGAGACTTTCCTTATCTCAGTTTTACAACATAACT GTTGGACCAGGTTCTATGCTACAAGCACCACTCGACGACGACGAAAGCAAAAACGC GGTTACTCGTTCCCTTTGTGAAAGCAAGACATGCCCAATAGACTTGATAAGTCCGCCGGATGATTGCCATGTCAATTATACACTATCCTTTTCCCTTCAG ATATGTCGTGTTGAGGACATTCTTGTGAGTGGATTTGTTAAAGGAAGCATAATTCAAATTCATAGGGCAAGAACGGTAGTGGTTACTGATGAAGGCTTGATCAGTGCATCTGGATTTG GTTGTAGTGGGGGACTGGGGAAAGGACTTTATTCGAATGGGGCTGGTAGTGGTGCTGGGCATGGAGGGCGAGGAGGATCAGGCATTTTTAATGGGAGAGTGTGCAATGGAGGTCATACCTACGGCGATCCGGATTTTCCTTGTGAGTTAGGGAGCGGAGCTGAAAGTCCAGATAATTCATATGGGAATGTGATTGGTGGAGGGATGATTG TAATTGGCTCCATCCACTTTCCCCTTTTGACGCTTAATCTCGGTGGATCTCTAAGCTCTGATGGCCAAAGCCTTGGAGAGCCAATAACGAAGGCTAACAGATCTTTGGTTGGTGGAGTTGGTGGAGGATCTGGTGGGACGATTCTTCTTTTCCTTCAGATGCTCGAACTCTCAAAGAATTCATCTCTAACAGTTCGAGGGGGCCGAGGTGGACCTATTGGGGGTGGTGGGGGTGGAGGTGGAAGACTTCACTTTCACTGGGACATGTTACACACTGGTGACGAATATTTTCCTGTTGCAACTGTCAAGGGGTCAATTAGTAATAG AGGAGGTGCAGGGGACAATGGAGGCCGTTTCGGGGAAGAGGGAACAATGACTGGAAAAAAGTGTCCAAAGGGACTCTATGGCACATTTTGCTTG GAATGCCCCATTGGGACATTCAAGAATGTTGAAGGCTCTGACAAACGTCTTTGTACACCCTGCCCGCCTGAACATCTTCCAAGTCGTGCAAAATTTGTATACGTACGAG GAGGAGTTAGCGAACCTGTTTGTCCCTATAAATGTGTATCTGACAAGTACAGGTTGCCAAACTGCTATACACCTCTGGAAGAGCTTGTCTATACATTTGGGGGGCCATTTCCCTTTGCTCTTCTTCTATCTGGTGTGGTGGTGGTTCTTGGTCTGTTGCTAAGCACATTAAGTATCAGATTGCTAAGATTAAGCTTCTATGGTGCCAATTCTATTGAACAGCAGAGTACTCATTGTTTACCCCATCTTCTTTCACTCTCTGAG GTCCGAGGCGCAAAGTCTGACGATACACAAACCCACGCTTATCGTATGTACTTCATGGGTCCAAACACTTTCAGGGAACCTTGGCATCTACCCTACTCTCCTCCCGATGCAATCATCGAGATAGT GTACGAGGATGCTTTTAACAGATTTATTGATGAGATCAACTCTACCGCGGCTTATGATTGGTGGGAAGGGTCTGTTCACAGCATTCTATTAGTTCTAGCAAATCCTTGCGCCTGGTCTTGGAAACAATGGCGTCGCAGGAGAAAGATTCATCGCCTTCAAGAATATGTGAAATCTAAATATGACCATTCTTGCCTCCGCTCATGCAGATCTAGGGCTCTCTACAAAGGCATGAAG GTTGGAGCCACTCCGGATCTGATGGTTGCGtatgtagatttttttcttgGCGGTGACGAGAAACGTGTAGATATGGTCTCTATCATACAGAAAAGATTCCCAATGTGCATACTTTTTGGTGGAGATGGAAGTTATATGTCACCCTACAGTCTTCATAGTGACGCACTGCTAACAAATCTTCTTGGCCAG CACATCCCACCGGGTGTTTTGCACCGCTTTGTTGCCGGTTTAAATGCACAGCTTAGGACTGTGAGGCACGGATCAATTCGTTCAGCATTACTTCCTGTCATTAGGTGGATAAACAGCCATGGAAATCCTCAACTCGAATTCCACGGTGTAAGAATTGAGCTTGGATGGTTTCAAGCTACAGCTTCTGGATATTACCAACTTGGTATCTTGGTTTTTGTTGGCGATTTTCCTATGAGCGATGTAAGCCGATCAGTTTCATTCAGCAGAAGTGACGACGATACCCCTCG CTCTACATGTCCCAGCAAATCTCTTATCGAGCTGCAACAAAACTTGATCCAACCTGGACATGGCTTATCTCGGAAGAGAATCAATGGTGGAATAAACGGAGGCCTTATCAATGAGATTTCAATAGAATCTCTGGAGTACAGGAGGGACTTACTTTTTCCGTTTTCTCTTTTGTTAAACAATACTCGACCCGTTGGTCGTCAG GATACTCTTCTCCGTTTCATCTCCATCCTTCTTCTTGCGGATCTCTCAGTAACGCTCCTTGCATTGCTTCAATTCTATTGGCTTGCCCTCGCAGCCTTTCTCGCTATCCTCCTGATTCTCCCTCTCGCTCTGCTTTGCCCATTCCCTGCTGGCCTTAACGCTTTATTAAGTAGAGAAATGAGAAGAGCTTCGCTTACTCGTATCTACGCCCTTTGGAACGCGACATCTCTAACAAACGTC ATTGTGGCTTTCATTTGCGGTGTCATTCATTCTGGGTTTTTCTCTGACCAACTAAGTGAGATGACAAACATCTGGGACGCCATAAG AGATGATGATAAGTGGTGGGTGTTACCAACAGTCCTCTTGTTACTCAAGTCGATACAAGCTCGGTTCCTTGACTGGCACGTCGCAAATCTGGAAGTACCAGACTTTTCTCTTCTTTGTCCCGATCCAGATACTTTCTGGGCATATGAATCTGGAGCTTGA
- the LOC103827679 gene encoding uncharacterized protein LOC103827679, which produces MLMNLVTFVLLFNGCAANKVADALIQKSCKDVPKFTGLVSQWPNFEKDCVASIKKNPESQKARNIDDLIMVGANNAISYLKNVKRIVEKIIKERKYKSSLSKKSLEDCLKLYSKSSHLLISGLSYLKQGNFDEAKNAFKDAQEAPIFCELKFNGDNQQISPVKKENNLLLIMISIPGLFIMKVDIDSPGTINK; this is translated from the coding sequence ATGTTGATGAACCTCGTTACGTTTGTTCTTCTCTTCAATGGTTGCGCGGCCAACAAAGTGGCAGATGCTCTGATTCAAAAATCTTGCAAGGATGTTCCAAAGTTTACAGGTTTGGTAAGCCAATGGCCAAATTTCGAAAAGGATTGCGTTGCATCTATCAAAAAGAATCCGGAGAGCCAGAAAGCGAGAAATATCGATGATTTGATCATGGTAGGAGCAAATAACGCCATCTCATACTTAAAGAACGTGAAAAGAATTGTGGAGAAGATTATAAAAGAGAGGAAATATAAGAGTAGTCTTAGTAAGAAGTCGTTAGAAGATTGCCTCAAACTTTACTCCAAGAGCTCTCACTTATTAATCTCAGGTTTGAGTTACCTCAAACAGGGGAATTTCGATGAGGCTAAAAATGCTTTTAAAGATGCACAGGAAGCACCGATATTTTGCGAATTGAAATTCAACGGCGACAATCAACAAATATCTCCCGTGAAAAAAGAGAATAATCTTCTTTTAATAATGATTTCAATTCCTGGGCTGTTTATTATGAAAGTGGATATcgattcaccggggacaatcaaCAAATGA
- the LOC103827678 gene encoding peroxidase 65, whose amino-acid sequence MRLSRSPTPFVLLLLVVVAPAVSADVAILRTDYYQKTCPDFNKIVREAVLTKQSQQPTTAAGTLRLFFHDCFLEGCDASVLIATNSFNKAERDDDLNDSLPGDAFDIVNRIKTALELSCPGVVSCADILAQATRDLVTMVGGPYFDVKLGRKDGHESKAHKVRGNVPMPNQTVHDIHGMFKKNGFSLREMVALSGAHTIGFSHCKEFSDRLYGSKADPEINPRFATALKELCKNHTVDDTIAAFNDVMTPGKFDNMYFKNLKRGLGLLASDHLLIKDNSTKPFVELYATDEKAFFEDFARAMEKLGTVGVKGNGEGEVRRRCDHFNNLNV is encoded by the coding sequence ATGCGACTCTCTCGTAGTCCTACCCCTTTTGTTCTCCTCCTTCTCGTTGTTGTTGCACCAGCGGTATCGGCTGATGTAGCTATCTTGAGAACGGATTATTACCAAAAAACATGCCCCGACTTCAACAAAATCGTGCGTGAAGCCGTTTTAACCAAGCAATCTCAACAGCCGACAACTGCTGCCGGAACACTCCGTCTCTTCTTTCACGATTGTTTCCTTGAAGGTTGTGATGCGTCTGTTCTGATAGCGACCAACTCGTTTAACAAAGCGGAACGTGATGATGATCTTAACGACTCCCTCCCAGGAGATGCTTTCGACATTGTCAATCGCATTAAGACAGCTCTCGAGCTGTCTTGTCCTGGTGTTGTGTCATGCGCTGATATTTTAGCGCAGGCAACGCGTGACCTTGTCACAATGGTAGGAGGACCTTACTTCGATGTAAAGCTTGGTCGTAAAGACGGACACGAATCCAAAGCCCATAAAGTCCGAGGAAACGTCCCGATGCCTAACCAGACGGTCCATGACATTCACGGGATGTTCAAGAAAAACGGTTTTAGTCTACGTGAGATGGTAGCGTTAAGCGGAGCTCACACAATCGGATTTTCTCACTGCAAAGAGTTTAGTGACCGTCTCTACGGGTCAAAAGCTGATCCAGAAATCAACCCGCGATTCGCAACCGCTCTGAAAGAGCTATGCAAAAACCACACCGTGGACGACACAATCGCAGCGTTTAACGACGTGATGACTCCGGGAAAATTCGACAACATGTACTTCAAGAACCTAAAACGAGGACTAGGGCTATTAGCTTCCGACCACCTCCTTATTAAAGACAATAGTACGAAACCGTTCGTTGAGCTTTACGCAACTGACGAGAAAGCATTCTTTGAAGATTTCGCACGTGCGATGGAGAAACTTGGTACGGTTGGTGTTAAGGGGAATGGAGAAGGAGAAGTGAGACGTAGGTGCGACCACTTCAACAATCTAAACGTATAA